The following proteins come from a genomic window of Liolophura sinensis isolate JHLJ2023 chromosome 13, CUHK_Ljap_v2, whole genome shotgun sequence:
- the LOC135480710 gene encoding complement C2-like yields MRCLVHGEWDVGFGNCEAVRCRPPESVFMGTHYPVKDSYNYQESVTYQCLENHEVIGPATLTCDRYGEWSGYTPYCRAVTCPDPSQPEHGRRIGSSFFVGDTVKFKCMTGFTLMGSQNRTCLPNAQWSGVLTICEKGDSDCPDPGTPIGAVKVGKSYNIGDTVTFTCGSDFFLEGSANRVCLKNGMWSGTETYCRYKYSYRDPEEAAILFGEKLDQISIETSDSKLGAKLRENLTLVHDNSTGRAINIGYQFGVDLYILVDVSGSISSEALNITKEFCKAIVDKVGVSRKIDGTRVTLISFSGNFEELVTLHDEQTPEAVIAKIDEMGKIRGSNATATTLAMERVEDFIASRKIQALGTKALSAVILLTDGKHNMYGSPVAVANRMKTDYGTDMYTIGIGVDVDEEILQNMASPGQYIRLKHIHDLEGITVFLLNGSIGYEECGVGGLKDLPAYQDLEDYVTAKDIQNWPWMAGLYVDGNRDQTYSDFICGASLIRPQWLLTAAHCFPKKKYLYPADWQARMGSLSRVTNDGIPLDIAEIIIHPDYTNTPNEQNDVALIRLVDPVILSPTIRTVCLPNNLPQFEVDQNQAWYKAGRWSVVSGWGDVRVRKPTDSGVILQEELKFTAMRVQSDETCDATKVNPLLRYTQNMYCAGDGKRRDTCAGDSGGPSVVELPVSYQSKRVFQIGIVSWGFGCRQEGMYGYYVRLEKFLPWILEKVDPPQS; encoded by the exons ATGCGGTGTCTTGTACACGGAGAGTGGGACGTAGGCTTCGGGAACTGTGAAG CTGTAAGATGTCGTCCACCAGAAAGCGTGTTTATGGGCACTCACTATCCAGTGAAGGATTCCTACAATTACCAAGAGAGCGTGACGTATCAGTGCCTGGAGAATCACGAAGTTATTGGCCCTGCCACTCTGACATGTGACCGTTACGGCGAATGGAGTGGCTACACTCCGTATTGCAGAG CTGTGACCTGTCCGGATCCCTCGCAACCTGAACACGGCCGCCGGATTGGCTCTTCTTTCTTCGTGGGGGACACAGTGAAGTTTAAGTGTATGACTGGTTTTACCCTCATGGGCTCCCAGAACCGAACATGTCTACCAAACGCTCAGTGGAGTGGGGTGCTTACCATTTGTGAGAAGGGAG ATTCCGACTGTCCCGATCCTGGCACTCCTATCGGAGCTGTGAAGGTCGGTAAGAGTTATAACATCGGTGACACAGTGACCTTCACCTGTGGGTCAGACTTCTTCTTGGAGGGCTCCGCCAACCGGGTGTGTCTGAAAAACGGAATGTGGTCAGGGACGGAAACCTACTGTCGTT ACAAGTACAGTTACAGGGACCCTGAGgaggcagccattttgtttggCGAAAAACTAGACCAGATATCCATAGAGACGTCTGACAGCAAACTGGGGGCGAAACTAAGAGAAAATTTGACCCTGGTGCATGACAACAGCACTGGACGGGCCATTAACATTGGTTACCAGTTCGGAGTGGATCTGTACATCCTCGTCGATGTCTCGGGGAGTATTTCTTCAGAGGCTCTGAATATCACAAAGGAATTCTGCAAGGCTATCGttgataag GTGGGCGTGTCCAGGAAGATCGACGGCACGAGAGTAACACTAATCAGTTTCTCGGGAAACTTCGAAGAGCTTGTGACTCTCCATGATGAGCAGACGCCAGAGGCGGTGATAGCCAAAATTGACGAGATGGGAAAAATTAGAG GTAGTAACGCTACAGCAACGACTTTAGCCATGGAACGGGTTGAGGATTTCATCGCATCAAGGAAAATACAGGCGCTGGGCACAAAAGCTCTTAGTGCCGTCATTCTGCTTACTGATG GAAAGCACAACATGTACGGCAGTCCCGTGGCAGTGGCAAACAGAATGAAAACTGACTATGGCACAGATATGTACACTATAGGGATCGGTGTGGACGTTGACGAGGAAATATTGCAGAATATGGCGTCCCCAGGACAGTACATAAGACTGAAACACATCCATGATTTGGAAGGCATCACAGTGTTCCTGTTGAACGGTAGTATAG GGTATGAGGAGTGTGGTGTAGGCGGTCTAAAAGATCTGCCGGCATACCAGGACCTAGAGGACTACGTGACTGCCAAGGACATACAGAACTGGCCGTGGATGGCGGGACTGTATGTGGATGGAAATCGTGACCAAACG TACAGTGATTTCATTTGCGGAGCCTCGCTAATTCGTCCACAGTGGTTGTTGACAGCTGCCCATTGCTtcccaaaaaagaaatatttgtacCCAGCCGATTGGCAGGCCAGGATGG GTAGTTTGTCACGTGTGACGAACGATGGTATTCCTTTGGACATCGCGGAAATCATCATTCACCCGGACTACACGAACACACCTAACGAACAGAATGATGTGGCCCTCATAAGATTAGTAGACCCGGTGATTCTCTCCCCTACCATACGGACGGTATGCCTGCCGAACAACCTGCCTCAGTTTGAAG TTGACCAAAACCAGGCTTGGTACAAAGCTGGGCGCTGGTCAGTCGTCTCGGGCTGGGGAGACGTCagagtcaggaagccgaccgaCAGTGGAGTCATTCTACAGGAAGAGCTGAAGTTCACGGCTATGAGAGTACAGAGTGACGAAACTTGCGACGCCACCAAAGTAAACCCTTTGCTCAGATACACCCAGAACATGTACTGTGCCG